The Mytilus galloprovincialis chromosome 2, xbMytGall1.hap1.1, whole genome shotgun sequence genome has a window encoding:
- the LOC143061922 gene encoding uncharacterized protein LOC143061922 → MSGSERWKIMIENGRLCVEENGRYFEDIDNVGTTREFGIIKVTYESGKAKMYSLKNLCEGLGFGPAVKTRSGFMKIWNSLKANVDNYQLQTSSTDNIDQPQNQVNMNISEFEK, encoded by the exons ATGTCGGGTTCAGAGAGAtggaaaatcatgattgaaaACGGAAGACTTTGTGTAGAGGAAAATGGTAGATATTTTGAGGACATCGACAATGTTGGAACAACAAGAGAATTTGGAATTATCAAG gTTACATATGAATCTGGAAAAGCAAAAATGTATAGTTTGAAAAACTTATGCGAAGGTCTTGGTTTTGGGCCAGCTGTCAAGACTCGTTCAGGTTTTATGAAAATATGGAACTCCTTGAAAG CAAACGTAGACAATTATCAGCTACAGACATCTTCAACAGATAACATTGATCAGCCGCAGAACCAAGTTAATATGAATATTTCAG aatttgaaaaatga
- the LOC143062696 gene encoding uncharacterized protein LOC143062696, whose translation MNSKLSWISRLIKMKNLVICYKLKKTKYQTLEEMYNKLEEAKACLEKKVQEFEESSRCQHIEKHKSQVDNSVVSGRDLTPKQKLKNDCSHSDNLNKKKRRMSSKEFEVGTSVEAFWYPDKCWYTAKILMKTGKGYEVKYDVDKFVKDLPLKYVRAEKNSTE comes from the exons ATGAACTCAAAGTTGTCTTGGATAAGCAgattgataaaaatgaaaaatctagtaATCTGCTACaagttgaaaaaaacaaaataccaaaCCCTGGAAGAAATGTACAATAAATTG GAAGAAGCAAAAGCTTGTTTAGAAAAGAAAGTTCAGGAATTTGAAGAATCTAGTAGATGTCAACatattgaaaaacacaaaagCCAAGTAGACAACTCTGTT GTATCTGGTAGAGATTTGACtccaaaacaaaaactaaaaaatgacTGCAGTCACAGTGACAACTTAAACAAGAAGAAAAGAAGGATGAGTTCAAag GAGTTTGAAGTTGGTACGTCTGTTGAAGCATTTTGGTATCCAGACAAGTGTTGGTATACTGCAAAAATACTAATGAAGACAGGAAAAG gCTATGAAGTAAAGTATGATGttgataaatttgtcaaagatcTCCCCTTAAAGTATGTGAGAGCGGAAAAAAATTCTACAGAATAG